The proteins below are encoded in one region of Chitinophagales bacterium:
- a CDS encoding Mrp/NBP35 family ATP-binding protein has translation MQEITTEKILKALSTVQDPDLNKDLVSLNMVKDIKISETSVSFTVVLTTPACPLKEKIKQDCIEAVKAVYPSAVLDINMTSNITSARNTDINVLPSVKNIICVASGKGGVGKSTVTVNLALSLAKQGAKVGILDADIHGPSIPTMLGVGKQMPDVRNIKGKNYILPIEAKGIKVLSIGFLVDERQAVVWRGPMVTSALRQFVTDVIWGKLDYLVIDMPPGTGDVHLTMIQTVKVTGAVVVTTPQLVSLIDAKKALSMFTMPSVNVPILGVVENMSYFIPEDMPEKKYYIFGKGGGVKLADSYDVPFIGEIPLKERIREGGDLGKPAVTHDDSAVIAAFDTIAEKVAQQIAINNLTKKEEPIITEK, from the coding sequence ATGCAAGAAATTACAACAGAAAAAATACTTAAAGCACTAAGCACCGTTCAAGACCCCGATTTGAATAAAGATTTAGTATCGCTTAATATGGTTAAGGATATTAAAATTTCGGAAACAAGTGTTTCTTTTACGGTGGTGCTTACTACACCGGCTTGCCCTTTAAAAGAAAAAATAAAACAAGATTGTATTGAAGCAGTTAAAGCAGTTTATCCTTCGGCAGTGTTAGATATAAATATGACATCAAACATAACTTCTGCCAGAAATACGGATATAAATGTACTGCCAAGTGTTAAAAATATAATTTGTGTAGCTTCGGGGAAAGGTGGCGTAGGAAAATCTACAGTTACAGTAAATTTGGCACTTTCATTAGCCAAACAAGGAGCAAAAGTGGGCATTTTAGATGCCGATATACACGGACCTTCTATACCAACAATGTTAGGCGTAGGAAAACAGATGCCCGATGTTAGAAACATAAAAGGCAAAAATTACATTTTGCCTATTGAAGCTAAAGGAATAAAAGTTTTATCCATAGGTTTTTTAGTAGATGAAAGACAAGCCGTAGTATGGCGTGGTCCCATGGTTACATCGGCATTACGCCAGTTCGTTACAGATGTAATTTGGGGGAAATTAGATTATTTAGTTATAGATATGCCTCCGGGTACGGGAGATGTGCATTTAACCATGATACAAACCGTAAAAGTAACGGGAGCTGTGGTAGTAACTACGCCTCAGTTGGTTTCATTAATAGATGCTAAAAAAGCATTATCAATGTTTACTATGCCAAGTGTTAATGTTCCTATTTTAGGCGTGGTAGAAAATATGTCGTATTTTATACCAGAAGATATGCCGGAGAAAAAATACTATATTTTTGGTAAAGGAGGAGGTGTTAAGCTGGCAGATTCCTATGACGTACCTTTTATAGGAGAAATTCCTTTAAAAGAAAGAATACGTGAAGGTGGCGATTTAGGCAAACCTGCTGTTACACACGATGATAGTGCAGTAATAGCAGCATTTGATACCATAGCAGAAAAAGTAGCTCAGCAAATAGCCATAAATAACCTAACTAAAAAAGAAGAACCAATTATAACCGAAAAATGA
- the pyrF gene encoding orotidine-5'-phosphate decarboxylase translates to MTRKELIEQIHIKKSFLCVGLDTDITKIPTFLLDFEDPVFEFNKRIIDATKQYCIAYKPNIAFYESMGSKGWDSLKKTVDYIPKNIFTIADAKRGDIGNTSKMYAKTFFETYNFDAVTIAPYMGEDSVTPFLNSVKNKWCIILALTSNKGSADFQYIKQDGKMLYQKVIEKSMQWGNDENIMFVTGATHAKELKAIREQVPTVFFLVPGVGVQGGSVKDVVENALIKEDIGLIINSSRSIIYADNTENFAIVAGKEAKKLQEQMSVYF, encoded by the coding sequence ATGACTCGTAAAGAGCTAATAGAACAAATACACATAAAAAAGTCTTTTTTATGTGTAGGCTTAGATACAGATATTACCAAAATACCTACATTTTTATTAGATTTTGAAGACCCCGTTTTTGAATTTAATAAACGAATAATAGACGCTACAAAGCAATATTGCATAGCGTACAAACCCAATATAGCTTTTTACGAAAGTATGGGAAGCAAAGGCTGGGATAGCTTAAAAAAAACAGTAGATTATATACCTAAAAATATATTTACCATAGCAGACGCTAAGCGTGGCGACATAGGCAATACCTCTAAAATGTATGCTAAAACATTTTTTGAAACTTATAATTTTGATGCGGTAACCATTGCTCCCTATATGGGCGAAGATTCTGTTACGCCATTTTTAAATTCTGTAAAAAATAAATGGTGTATAATATTAGCTTTAACTTCTAATAAAGGCAGTGCCGATTTTCAGTATATAAAACAAGATGGTAAAATGCTTTATCAAAAAGTTATAGAAAAATCAATGCAATGGGGCAATGATGAAAATATAATGTTTGTAACAGGAGCTACCCATGCCAAAGAATTAAAAGCAATAAGAGAGCAAGTTCCTACAGTATTCTTTTTAGTTCCCGGAGTGGGAGTACAAGGTGGAAGCGTAAAAGATGTAGTAGAAAATGCTTTAATTAAAGAGGATATTGGTTTAATAATAAACTCTTCAAGAAGTATTATATATGCAGATAATACTGAAAATTTTGCAATAGTAGCCGGCAAAGAGGCTAAGAAACTACAGGAGCAAATGTCAGTTTATTTTTGA
- a CDS encoding NifU family protein, protein MRSKEEILKRVEMSLDTMRPYLKNDGGNVEIVELTDDMELKLRLLGTCETCPQSIFTMKAGVEEAVLKSVPEIKSVEAVNLSHNSEIK, encoded by the coding sequence ATGAGAAGTAAAGAAGAAATATTGAAAAGGGTAGAAATGTCGTTGGATACAATGCGACCTTATTTAAAAAATGATGGTGGCAATGTAGAAATAGTAGAATTAACCGATGATATGGAACTTAAATTGCGTTTATTGGGAACTTGTGAAACTTGCCCTCAAAGTATTTTTACTATGAAAGCAGGCGTAGAAGAAGCTGTACTAAAATCTGTACCCGAAATAAAAAGTGTAGAAGCGGTTAATTTATCTCATAATTCTGAAATAAAGTAA
- a CDS encoding rhomboid family intramembrane serine protease: MSTNISNIKERKAFYFKLKLSALFIFVLFVIEIVDNLFQLHLEAYGVKPKSLNGLYGVLTFPFIHGDWNHLISNAFSLFMLLAGLFIFHEHRSFKVLLILYLGSGLLLWFIGRQNSVHVGASGLIYALAAYLFTASIKIRNRNAMALTFFIILTYGSMVWGIFPFFVEENVSWEGHLAGAIVGIALALFDYRNYKPEETVNYTADDDIPFFEKHKVDL, translated from the coding sequence TTGTCAACAAATATAAGTAATATAAAGGAACGAAAGGCATTTTATTTCAAGTTAAAATTGAGTGCCTTGTTTATTTTTGTGCTTTTTGTTATTGAAATTGTTGATAATCTTTTTCAATTGCATTTAGAAGCATACGGAGTAAAGCCAAAATCTTTAAACGGACTGTATGGTGTGCTTACTTTTCCTTTTATACATGGCGATTGGAATCATTTAATATCTAATGCTTTTAGTTTGTTTATGTTATTGGCTGGTTTATTTATTTTTCATGAACATAGGAGCTTTAAAGTATTGTTGATTTTGTATTTGGGTTCGGGTTTATTGCTTTGGTTTATAGGTAGGCAAAATAGTGTGCATGTGGGAGCAAGTGGTTTAATTTATGCTTTGGCAGCCTATTTGTTTACGGCAAGTATTAAAATTAGGAATAGAAATGCCATGGCACTCACTTTTTTTATTATACTGACGTATGGGAGTATGGTGTGGGGTATTTTTCCTTTTTTTGTAGAAGAAAATGTAAGTTGGGAAGGGCATTTGGCAGGAGCTATAGTGGGTATAGCATTGGCTTTATTTGACTATAGAAATTACAAGCCAGAAGAAACAGTAAACTATACAGCCGATGATGATATTCCTTTTTTTGAAAAACATAAAGTGGATTTGTAG
- a CDS encoding WYL domain-containing protein — protein MSRYDNQSARKKMHYSPNLLACLNNAIENRVVVDLEYDSSGNELTKRKVEPMALIYKNRKRNLVAFCRLRNDWRTFRLDRIELVKLNSETFAKRDGFNLSDFEGEDNTDEEYEEEDDE, from the coding sequence ATGAGTAGATATGACAACCAATCCGCCCGAAAAAAAATGCACTATTCCCCTAATTTATTAGCTTGTTTAAACAATGCAATTGAAAATAGAGTAGTGGTTGATTTAGAATACGATTCAAGTGGCAATGAGCTTACTAAAAGAAAAGTAGAGCCTATGGCACTTATTTATAAAAACAGAAAAAGGAACTTAGTAGCTTTTTGCCGTTTAAGAAATGACTGGCGAACTTTTAGGTTAGATAGGATAGAATTAGTAAAACTAAATTCTGAAACTTTTGCTAAAAGAGATGGTTTTAATCTATCGGATTTTGAAGGAGAGGACAATACAGACGAAGAGTATGAAGAAGAAGATGATGAGTAA
- a CDS encoding penicillin acylase family protein, which produces MSIGGLPALGSLLNPYTGFYNSAENPSDLPLPNEVALSELKEEANVYFDERRIPHIFAKNEQDLYYLQGYVVASLRLWQMEFQVLAAEGRVSELLGNDEKYINFDKQQRRLGMKYGAENKLKQITQEADKSKDIIEAFSKGVNAYIHSVKDKDLPIEYKLIGYKPEEWNTYKTALLLMNMSNVLTSTEYDIENTNFVSEYGKELFEQLYPSYDSTIVPIMETPKEGWVNKLKEKDTLQQLNLPIAPAAAVSNQTSLNKLYDKPDVQIGSNNWAVSGKKTKSGYPLLANDPHLRLTFPSVWVEMHLNSPGLNTYGVVFPGAPGIIIGFNDYIGWGVTNAGRDVKDWYEIEFKDNNKDFYKWENGWRETTKVVEEIKVKGASSVFDTIVFTHLGPVTYENFDTKSGKKNLALQWMAHKSSNELMAFYKLNRATNFEDYLNALRHYSCPAQNFIFADVSGDIAIRQQGEFPVLEKEEGVFIQDGATHEAWSKFIPFDEIPLMHNPTRDYVSSANQQIADTSYPYYYNGVFEYYRNRVINSTLDTLQNATVESMKKLQFNNYNKMAEECLPLLMGYIDETQLNDESKAIFNALKKWDYYNEVDSKEAIYAQLFLESYYTNLWDEFVEKEVIGGWDPYTWKDGWKAPNEFQTYVLLRDSIQHQFIDNKETTKEETTADIVLMSFDEMVKGSEKLADETWGEYKNTYIEHLAMLPAFSEHVITGGNYKIVNATGKFHGPSWRMILDFDKGKIKGYGVYPGGQSGNPGSKYYDNMVEEWKNGNYHDLINSQDESFYSSDNYLKVTFKTKN; this is translated from the coding sequence ATGAGCATTGGTGGCTTGCCCGCATTAGGCTCTTTACTAAATCCTTATACCGGGTTTTATAATTCTGCTGAAAATCCCTCGGACTTGCCCTTGCCCAATGAAGTAGCTTTATCAGAACTAAAAGAAGAAGCCAATGTTTATTTTGATGAACGCAGAATACCGCACATTTTTGCTAAAAATGAACAAGATTTATATTATTTGCAAGGATATGTAGTAGCCAGCTTGCGTTTGTGGCAAATGGAATTTCAAGTATTAGCTGCTGAAGGCAGAGTAAGCGAACTGCTGGGCAATGACGAAAAATATATCAATTTTGACAAACAGCAGCGTAGGCTGGGAATGAAATACGGTGCAGAAAACAAACTGAAACAAATAACTCAAGAAGCAGATAAATCTAAAGATATTATTGAAGCTTTTTCAAAAGGTGTTAATGCCTATATACACAGTGTTAAAGATAAAGACCTACCTATTGAGTATAAATTAATAGGCTACAAACCCGAAGAATGGAATACCTACAAAACAGCACTTTTGCTTATGAATATGAGCAATGTATTAACCAGCACTGAATACGATATTGAGAATACAAATTTTGTAAGTGAATATGGCAAAGAATTGTTTGAACAACTTTATCCTTCTTACGATTCTACAATAGTTCCTATAATGGAAACACCGAAAGAAGGCTGGGTAAATAAGCTAAAAGAAAAAGACACTTTGCAGCAATTAAACTTACCTATAGCTCCTGCCGCTGCGGTAAGTAACCAAACAAGCTTAAACAAACTTTACGATAAACCGGATGTACAAATAGGTAGTAATAACTGGGCAGTAAGTGGCAAAAAAACAAAATCGGGGTATCCATTGCTTGCCAATGACCCACATTTAAGACTAACCTTCCCTTCTGTTTGGGTAGAAATGCACTTAAATTCTCCGGGACTAAATACTTACGGTGTTGTTTTTCCTGGTGCTCCGGGTATTATCATTGGTTTTAATGATTATATAGGTTGGGGTGTAACCAATGCCGGACGTGATGTTAAAGACTGGTACGAAATAGAATTTAAAGACAACAACAAAGATTTTTATAAGTGGGAAAACGGCTGGAGAGAAACTACTAAAGTAGTTGAAGAAATAAAAGTAAAAGGTGCATCAAGTGTTTTTGACACTATCGTTTTTACGCATTTAGGTCCTGTTACTTATGAAAATTTTGATACCAAAAGTGGGAAAAAGAACTTGGCATTGCAATGGATGGCTCATAAATCCAGCAATGAATTAATGGCATTTTATAAGCTGAACAGAGCCACAAATTTTGAAGATTATTTGAATGCTTTAAGACATTATTCTTGTCCTGCACAAAATTTTATTTTTGCCGATGTAAGTGGCGATATTGCTATTAGACAACAAGGAGAATTTCCTGTTTTAGAAAAAGAAGAAGGTGTATTTATTCAAGACGGAGCTACCCACGAAGCTTGGTCAAAATTTATTCCTTTTGATGAAATACCGCTAATGCACAACCCTACACGAGATTATGTAAGCAGTGCCAACCAACAAATAGCAGATACTAGCTATCCTTATTATTACAATGGAGTTTTTGAATATTATAGAAATAGAGTTATTAATTCTACCTTAGATACTTTGCAAAATGCTACAGTTGAAAGCATGAAAAAACTACAGTTTAACAACTATAATAAAATGGCAGAAGAATGTTTGCCTTTATTAATGGGATATATAGACGAAACACAACTAAATGACGAAAGCAAAGCTATTTTTAATGCTTTAAAAAAATGGGATTACTACAATGAAGTAGATTCTAAAGAAGCTATTTATGCCCAGCTCTTTTTAGAGTCTTATTATACTAATTTATGGGATGAATTTGTAGAGAAAGAAGTAATTGGCGGCTGGGATCCATACACTTGGAAAGATGGCTGGAAAGCACCAAATGAGTTTCAAACGTATGTACTTTTAAGAGATAGTATTCAGCACCAATTTATTGATAATAAAGAAACTACAAAAGAAGAAACTACGGCAGATATAGTGCTAATGTCTTTTGATGAAATGGTAAAAGGAAGTGAAAAATTAGCCGATGAAACTTGGGGCGAATACAAAAATACTTACATAGAACATTTAGCTATGCTACCTGCATTTTCTGAGCATGTAATAACAGGTGGCAATTATAAAATAGTAAATGCTACAGGGAAATTTCATGGCCCGAGCTGGCGAATGATTTTAGATTTTGACAAAGGAAAAATAAAAGGCTACGGAGTTTATCCGGGCGGACAAAGTGGCAACCCCGGCAGCAAATATTACGACAACATGGTAGAAGAATGGAAAAACGGAAACTACCACGATTTAATAAACAGTCAAGATGAGAGTTTTTACTCATCAGATAATTATTTAAAAGTAACTTTTAAAACAAAAAATTAA